Below is a window of Clostridium sp. JN-1 DNA.
AGTATATTTTGCTTTTTATTATCTTTTATGCTTCCCAATAATTTAAAGAATAAAAAATGATTTTGTAAAAATGCTTGAAGGTTCCTAGAAAGGTATTCTAATATTTGATTGTTGTAAAGTTTATGATATAATTTAACATGTGTGGTTTAACTATACATGTTAAATGTATGGTTGAACTACTTTTTATGTTAAGAAACTCATAATATACATATATAGTTAGGTTGGTGATGTTTGTGAATATATCTTTTTTAGGCGGGGCATACGAAGTAGGGGCAAGTTGTATACTGCTAAATATCTATAATAAAAATATATTGTTGGACTGTGGTATAAGGCAGGGAAGCTCAAAAGACCCACTGCCTGATTTTAGAACCATACAAGATAAAGGTGGAATAGATGCTATAATTATAAGTCATGCACATATGGACCATATTGGTTCACTGCCTATAATAAGTAAGGAATATCCCAATGCCAAAATATATACAAATAATATGACCAAGGATCTCATGAAAGTACTTTTATATGACAGTTTGAAAATAATGAATAATAGAGAAGCTGAAATACCACTGTATGCTGAAAATGATGTGGTAAATATGCTTGATAGAATTTTTACAATTAATTACTCAGTTGAATTTTCGATATTTACCGACGTAAAAATAACTTTTTATTCTGCAGGACATATAGCAGGTGCTTCATGCATTTATATTACTACACCGGATGGTTCATTATTTTATTCAGGCGATTTTTCTATATTTTCACAAAAAACTGTAGAAGGACTAAAGGTACCTAAACTTAGACCTGATGCTGCAATATTTGAAACTACATATGGTGATAAGCTTCACTCAAATAGACAGGTTGAAGAGGAAAAACTTTTAGAATTAGTAAAGATATGTGAATTAAACAATTCGAAGATGTTAATACCAGCTTTTGCACTTGGAAGAGCACAGGAAGTACTTCTTATAATTAAAAAAGCCATAAATAAGAAATATATAAAAAATATAAAGATATACGTGGATGGCATGATTAAAGATATAAATAGAGTTTATAAGTTTAATCCTCTATATTTAAAAAATTCTTTAGGAAAAAAGATACTAAGGGGAATAGAACCATTTTATGATGATAATATAATAGCTATCAAAAATAGTGAAATGAGAGAAAAGGTATTAAAAAATAGTGAAGGCTGCATAATAGTTTCTAGTTCTGGAATGCTCACAGGTGGGCCAAGTCAATATTATGCAGAAAAGATAGCACCTATGGAAAATGCTTATATAGTTATAACAGGCTATCAAGATGAAGAATCTCCTGGAAGAAAGCTTTTAAATTTACTTAATCCAGATGTTAAGGACAAAGTTATTGAACTAAACGGTAAAAGTATTCCAGTTAAATGTAAAGTTAAAAATGTAGGACTATCCGCACATGGAGATAAAAATGAAATAAAGTCTGTTATTGATTTACTTACACCTAACAACATATTTTTAGTTCATGGAGATCCAAAGGTTATAGATAGTTTTGCAAGAGATATAATTGGAAGTGTTAGATCAAAAGTTTATGTACCTAAATCAGGCGAAACTTATGAAGTAAATATAAGAAAGCCTAGGAAACAGTGGAAAAGGGATTTAGAAAGTACTATGAATTCCATAGAAAAAATAGATGAAAAAAATATTGCAAAACTATGGGACTTTGTACTAAATAAATATGGACAAAAATTGTTTACACTTGAGCAATTATCATATATATGGAGTGGAAAAAGTGAAATTAAAAACTGTGATTTGAGTAATTTGCAGCAGATTGTAGTTAATTCGCCTTATTTTGAAAGTGACAATAAAAGGCTATTTTTATTTAGAGCTATAAGTAAGGAAGAAGCAGCTGAACTTACGAAAAAAAGAGAATTAAAACCAAATGAATTAAACGACATCATAAATGAATACTTTGGCTGTTACAAGTTTAAAAAAGCAAGTTTGATATACGATGATAAAAAGGTAATTTTAAATTTTGATTTTCCTTATGTAGTTGATAAAAAAATAGATGAGTCTATAGAAAGTTTTACTAAAAAAACTAAGTGGAATGTTGAAATAAGTAAAACCGTAAATATAAATGCAGTTGACACACTTGTAAGACAGTTTTTAATAGATGGAGATATAAAGAAGATATCATATAAACTTCAAGACAAAAAAGTTATTGTTATTATGAATTCAACATTTTATTTGACTAAAGAATTAGAAGATAAATTTAAAAATATGACTGGACTCAATATTGTAGTTCAAAATCCTGGAAGAAAGTCTGAAGTTAAAAATGAGATTATAGAATGTATGGAAAGTACAAAGCAAATTGAACAAAATCAAGCTTTAAATTATATAGATGAAAGCTTCAAAAATGAAGAGATTAAACCTTATAAAAAGAGTATAAAAGTTAGTGAAAAAAATAAATATATAGAACTCACTTTTATATCTCCCGAAGTTGGAAAAAGATATATTAAAAAGTTAGAGTATTTAGCACAAAAAATTGGATGGAACATAAGTTTATCAAAATCAGTTAATCAAAATGAAATAATTAAATTTGCAATTATACTTTGTAATCGTGAAGAAATACCTTTAAAGAAAAATCCTTCATACAATCCTTCAGAACTATCTGTAGAAATTAGACCGTTAAATGGAGAAGAAAGAATAGAAAATTTTAAGTCAGAATTTGAATATAAAACTGGATGTAAATTAGTTAAAAAAGTATAAACAACAATATGTTAAATGCACATTCTATAAAAGAACGCTGGGGTTAGATTTATGTTTTATAAGTTTAACTCTAATTTCTTATGTATCATTTTACACTTATGTTTTTAACTTTATACATATTTATAATTTTAAATTTATAGTATAATAATGATATGCTACATTATAAAGGAAACTAGGAGGATAATAAATGGAAAAAGATAATATGAGAAATATGGGAACAGCAGTATTCATGTCATTAATTTTAACAGCAGCTTTACCTGGCATGCCAGTTAAGGCTCAAGCTGGACAGGTTACGAGAACTGGAGAAGCAGATAGATATGAAACTGCAGCTAAGGTTGCTGCGACAAATTGGACAAGTGCTAAAGATGTAGTATTAGTTTGTGGTAATGGTTACGCAGATGCAGTTAGTGCTTCTGCACTTGCTAAACAATTAGGAGCACCAATACTTTTAACTGAAACTGAAAAGTTAAGTGACAGTACCTACGATGCTATTACTGCTTTAAAGCCTCAAAATGTATACATTGTAGGAGGAAATGCTTCTGTATCACAAGCAGTACGAAATAAACTTAAAAATTCAAATTACAATTTAGTTGAGTTATATGGAAAAGATAGATATGAAACAAATATTGCAGTTGCTGATGAGTTGATTAAACTAGGTGTAAAAGCAGATGATGTAATGTTAGTTAGCGGCGAAGGATTTTCAGACGCACTGTCAGTTGCACCTGTAACAGCAGCTAAAGGTCAAATACTTTTACTTGGAAGCAATGACAAGGATTCTATGAAATCGACACTTGATTTTGTAAAAACTCATAACTCTAAAGTTACAGTCATTGGAACAACTTATGCAATAAATGACAGTATGTATAATAAGCTGGGTGCAGTTAAGAGGGTAAATGGAGGCT
It encodes the following:
- a CDS encoding MBL fold metallo-hydrolase RNA specificity domain-containing protein is translated as MNISFLGGAYEVGASCILLNIYNKNILLDCGIRQGSSKDPLPDFRTIQDKGGIDAIIISHAHMDHIGSLPIISKEYPNAKIYTNNMTKDLMKVLLYDSLKIMNNREAEIPLYAENDVVNMLDRIFTINYSVEFSIFTDVKITFYSAGHIAGASCIYITTPDGSLFYSGDFSIFSQKTVEGLKVPKLRPDAAIFETTYGDKLHSNRQVEEEKLLELVKICELNNSKMLIPAFALGRAQEVLLIIKKAINKKYIKNIKIYVDGMIKDINRVYKFNPLYLKNSLGKKILRGIEPFYDDNIIAIKNSEMREKVLKNSEGCIIVSSSGMLTGGPSQYYAEKIAPMENAYIVITGYQDEESPGRKLLNLLNPDVKDKVIELNGKSIPVKCKVKNVGLSAHGDKNEIKSVIDLLTPNNIFLVHGDPKVIDSFARDIIGSVRSKVYVPKSGETYEVNIRKPRKQWKRDLESTMNSIEKIDEKNIAKLWDFVLNKYGQKLFTLEQLSYIWSGKSEIKNCDLSNLQQIVVNSPYFESDNKRLFLFRAISKEEAAELTKKRELKPNELNDIINEYFGCYKFKKASLIYDDKKVILNFDFPYVVDKKIDESIESFTKKTKWNVEISKTVNINAVDTLVRQFLIDGDIKKISYKLQDKKVIVIMNSTFYLTKELEDKFKNMTGLNIVVQNPGRKSEVKNEIIECMESTKQIEQNQALNYIDESFKNEEIKPYKKSIKVSEKNKYIELTFISPEVGKRYIKKLEYLAQKIGWNISLSKSVNQNEIIKFAIILCNREEIPLKKNPSYNPSELSVEIRPLNGEERIENFKSEFEYKTGCKLVKKV